In Polynucleobacter arcticus, the following proteins share a genomic window:
- the moeA gene encoding molybdopterin molybdotransferase MoeA encodes MTDLNPYSPNSPILLSTSLHVDEARKAISGLVSDLIEESRKLNSASDMECVTLDKAIDRILAEDLLSPINVPAADNSAMDGFAFNGDCLGDSINTVTLQIVGTAYAGKPYLGTIGAGECLKIMTGALMPAGCDTVIPQELTDFADQSVVGFKQNQVKRGDNRRLCGEDLQHNKAAIAAGRLLRPSDLGLAASLGIATLKVYRKLKVAILSSGDELRPLGQTLDAGSIYDSNRYSLTGLLNRLNLEVIDCGIVRDDPASLKAAFIDAASKADVLISSGGVSVGEADFTKQIMQELGDVGFWKIAMRPGRPMAFGVLKSVPGSSRKTLFFGLPGNPVAVMVTFYQFVRSALLQLNGASQTEVPLIQAIAEAPIRKKPGRTEFQRAILERGPDGRPTVKLTGSQGAGILRSMSEANCFVILPHDQGNVAAGDWVDVALFDGLL; translated from the coding sequence ATGACCGATTTAAATCCTTACTCACCTAATAGCCCTATTTTATTAAGCACTTCTTTGCATGTTGATGAAGCTCGTAAGGCGATTTCAGGCCTAGTGAGCGATTTGATTGAAGAGTCTCGCAAACTGAATAGCGCAAGCGACATGGAGTGCGTCACCTTAGATAAAGCGATCGACCGTATTCTCGCGGAAGATTTACTCTCCCCCATCAATGTTCCTGCTGCAGATAATTCTGCAATGGATGGCTTTGCTTTCAACGGAGATTGTCTTGGCGATAGCATCAATACTGTCACTCTTCAGATAGTTGGCACTGCCTATGCTGGCAAACCTTATTTAGGCACGATTGGTGCTGGAGAGTGCCTTAAGATTATGACGGGTGCCCTCATGCCTGCTGGCTGCGACACCGTCATCCCACAAGAGTTAACGGACTTTGCAGATCAGTCCGTTGTCGGCTTCAAACAAAATCAAGTAAAGCGTGGAGACAATCGACGTTTATGCGGTGAAGACTTACAACATAACAAGGCGGCTATTGCTGCTGGACGCTTATTGCGCCCATCTGACCTAGGCTTAGCAGCCTCACTGGGTATTGCAACGCTCAAAGTCTACCGTAAACTCAAGGTGGCTATTCTGTCCTCAGGGGATGAATTACGTCCCCTCGGTCAAACTTTGGATGCTGGCAGTATCTATGACAGCAATCGCTACAGCCTCACTGGTTTACTCAATCGACTCAATCTAGAAGTAATAGATTGTGGAATTGTGCGTGATGATCCCGCCTCACTTAAGGCGGCATTCATAGATGCAGCTTCTAAGGCAGACGTCCTCATTTCTTCTGGCGGTGTCTCGGTAGGTGAAGCCGACTTCACCAAACAAATCATGCAAGAACTGGGAGATGTCGGTTTTTGGAAAATCGCTATGCGTCCAGGCCGCCCAATGGCTTTTGGAGTGCTAAAGTCTGTTCCAGGATCCAGCCGCAAGACGCTCTTCTTTGGCTTACCCGGTAACCCTGTAGCAGTAATGGTGACCTTCTACCAATTTGTGCGCTCCGCTTTATTGCAACTCAATGGTGCAAGTCAGACGGAGGTGCCATTGATCCAGGCGATCGCAGAAGCGCCGATTCGGAAAAAACCAGGTCGTACAGAATTTCAACGTGCTATTTTGGAGCGTGGTCCAGATGGAAGGCCTACCGTCAAACTCACTGGCAGTCAGGGCGCCGGGATTCTGAGATCAATGAGCGAGGCAAATTGCTTTGTCATTCTGCCCCATGATCAAGGCAATGTTGCTGCTGGAGACTGGGTAGATGTGGCACTTTTTGACGGACTGCTTTAA
- a CDS encoding 2-hydroxyacid dehydrogenase — translation MNSQAHTPAASRKFKILVARAIFPEALAQLEESYEVQSNQSDKILTAEELKKALSEVDGALVAGSERIDAAALSDAKNLKVVANISVGYNNLDVPAITAAGVMATNTPDVLTDTTADFGFALLMATARRMTESEHWVRSGKWDQWSIVNNPLGMDLHHSTIGIIGMGRIGQGIAKRALGFGMKVVYHNRSHLSDADEKSCGATYVSKEELLRTADHVVLVLPYTAQNHHTIGAPELALMKTTATLINIARGGIVDDGALAQALQGGRIFAAGLDVFEGEPQVHPELLKCKNIVLAPHIASATEKTRRAMVDLAVENLRAALDGKRPPSLINTELLTTEN, via the coding sequence ATGAACTCACAAGCCCACACCCCTGCAGCCTCTAGAAAGTTTAAGATTTTGGTCGCAAGAGCGATATTTCCCGAGGCTCTAGCTCAATTAGAGGAATCCTACGAGGTTCAATCTAATCAGTCCGACAAGATATTGACCGCTGAGGAGCTAAAAAAGGCGCTTTCAGAGGTGGACGGTGCTCTGGTTGCCGGTAGTGAGCGAATTGATGCGGCAGCTCTTTCTGATGCTAAAAATTTGAAGGTGGTGGCCAATATCTCGGTTGGATATAACAACCTTGATGTTCCTGCCATTACCGCTGCGGGAGTGATGGCCACTAATACCCCTGATGTGCTTACGGATACCACGGCTGATTTTGGCTTTGCTTTACTAATGGCTACTGCTAGACGGATGACTGAATCAGAGCATTGGGTCAGATCAGGAAAGTGGGATCAATGGTCGATTGTGAATAACCCACTCGGGATGGACTTGCATCACAGTACTATTGGCATTATTGGTATGGGGCGGATTGGTCAAGGCATAGCTAAGCGCGCACTCGGTTTTGGTATGAAGGTGGTCTATCACAATCGTAGTCATCTCTCGGATGCTGATGAAAAATCTTGTGGAGCAACTTATGTTTCTAAAGAAGAACTACTCCGTACTGCTGACCACGTTGTATTGGTTCTGCCATACACCGCACAAAATCATCATACGATTGGCGCACCAGAACTTGCCCTCATGAAAACCACGGCAACCCTGATTAATATTGCCCGTGGCGGCATTGTGGATGATGGCGCTTTGGCACAAGCATTGCAAGGCGGAAGAATATTTGCTGCTGGATTAGATGTGTTTGAAGGCGAGCCTCAGGTGCATCCGGAGTTGCTCAAGTGTAAGAATATTGTATTGGCTCCGCACATTGCCAGTGCTACTGAAAAAACGCGTAGAGCGATGGTAGATCTTGCAGTAGAAAATCTACGAGCAGCGCTTGATGGTAAGCGGCCACCAAGTTTAATTAATACTGAATTATTGACGACTGAAAATTAG
- the fdxA gene encoding ferredoxin FdxA, giving the protein MTYVVTEACIRCKYTDCVDVCPVDCFREGPNFLVIDPDECIDCAVCVPECPVNAIYAEDDVPGDQQSFIKLNADLSSSWASITKSKAAMPEAEEWKDVKNKLDQLVK; this is encoded by the coding sequence ATGACTTACGTTGTTACCGAAGCCTGTATCCGCTGTAAATACACTGATTGCGTCGATGTCTGCCCAGTCGATTGTTTTCGTGAAGGCCCTAACTTTTTAGTCATCGATCCAGATGAATGTATCGATTGCGCAGTATGCGTACCTGAGTGCCCAGTCAATGCAATTTATGCAGAAGATGATGTGCCAGGAGATCAACAATCTTTCATTAAATTGAATGCGGACTTATCGTCTTCATGGGCATCTATTACCAAATCTAAAGCGGCAATGCCTGAAGCTGAAGAGTGGAAAGACGTTAAAAATAAACTTGATCAACTGGTAAAGTAA
- a CDS encoding NAD(P)/FAD-dependent oxidoreductase, with product MHSPIETDAVIIGAGPVGLFQVFELGLLEIKVHVIDSLPEVGGQCIELYPDKPIYDIPAVPICTGRELVSNLLKQIEPFAPQFHLNQEVSTLEKQADGRFLIGTSLHQYFLSKTVFIAAGVGAFQPRLLALEGIDAFVDQQVFYRVKNPDQFTGKRVVICGGGDSALDWALHFVGKAASVTLIHRRDEFKAAPQSVAKMRALCTSGQMQLIIGQITGLESSDDRLTEIAVTDIDGKVQMIGLDSLLLFYGLSPKLGPIAGWGLEIDRKQIAVDTAHFQTSIPGIYAVGDINIYPGKKKLILSGFHEAALAAFSAAAYLAPEKQIQLQYTTTSPKLHKALGVSPPTFE from the coding sequence TTGCACTCTCCCATTGAAACCGATGCAGTCATTATTGGCGCAGGTCCGGTGGGACTCTTCCAAGTCTTTGAACTGGGACTACTAGAGATTAAAGTGCATGTGATTGACTCCCTGCCCGAAGTTGGCGGTCAATGTATTGAGCTTTACCCAGATAAACCGATTTATGACATTCCAGCTGTTCCGATCTGTACGGGTCGCGAGCTAGTAAGTAATCTCTTAAAACAAATCGAGCCATTCGCGCCTCAGTTTCATTTAAACCAAGAGGTCTCTACCCTTGAGAAACAAGCCGACGGGCGCTTTCTGATTGGCACGTCCCTCCATCAATACTTCCTCAGTAAAACTGTTTTCATTGCTGCAGGCGTTGGCGCATTTCAACCAAGACTGCTTGCTCTAGAGGGTATTGATGCTTTTGTAGATCAGCAAGTGTTCTATCGCGTTAAAAATCCAGATCAATTTACAGGCAAGAGAGTAGTCATTTGTGGTGGCGGAGATTCCGCACTTGATTGGGCGCTCCACTTTGTTGGCAAAGCTGCGAGTGTGACACTGATTCATCGTCGAGATGAGTTCAAAGCAGCGCCGCAATCGGTAGCCAAGATGCGTGCCTTGTGTACCTCCGGTCAAATGCAATTGATCATTGGGCAGATTACTGGCCTTGAGTCTTCCGATGATCGGCTAACTGAGATTGCCGTAACCGATATTGATGGCAAAGTGCAAATGATTGGCTTAGATTCACTGTTATTGTTTTATGGCCTCTCGCCTAAATTAGGTCCGATTGCAGGCTGGGGCTTAGAAATTGATCGCAAACAAATTGCAGTAGATACAGCCCACTTCCAAACCAGCATTCCTGGGATTTATGCTGTTGGTGACATTAATATCTACCCAGGCAAGAAAAAACTCATCTTGTCAGGATTTCATGAGGCAGCTTTGGCAGCATTTTCAGCGGCCGCTTATTTGGCCCCTGAAAAGCAGATTCAACTCCAGTACACCACCACCTCCCCGAAGCTTCATAAAGCGCTTGGGGTGAGTCCACCGACATTCGAGTAA
- a CDS encoding thymidylate synthase, whose amino-acid sequence MRQYHNLMKEVLEKGVQKSDRTGTGTISIFGHQMRFNLAEGFPMVTTKKLHLKSIIQELLWFLKGSTDNNWLKERGVSIWNEWAAPDGDLGPIYGYQWRSWPAPNGEHIDQIAEVVETLKKNPDSRRIIVSAWNVADIPRMALAPCHAFFQFYVADGKLSCQLYQRSADVFLGVPFNIASYALLTHMMAQQCNLEVGDFIWTGGDCHLYSNHLEQVDLQLSRDFFPLPKLNILRKPDSIFDYEFEDFEIAGYESHPAIKAPVAI is encoded by the coding sequence ATGCGTCAATATCACAATCTCATGAAGGAAGTCCTCGAAAAGGGCGTCCAAAAATCCGACAGAACTGGTACGGGAACTATCTCTATCTTTGGCCATCAGATGCGTTTTAATCTGGCCGAAGGTTTTCCGATGGTGACTACCAAAAAGCTTCATCTCAAGTCCATCATTCAGGAACTACTCTGGTTTCTCAAAGGGAGCACTGATAACAACTGGCTCAAAGAGCGGGGCGTATCTATTTGGAATGAATGGGCAGCGCCTGATGGCGATCTAGGCCCGATTTACGGTTATCAGTGGCGCTCTTGGCCCGCTCCGAATGGTGAGCACATTGACCAGATCGCCGAGGTGGTGGAGACCCTTAAAAAGAATCCGGATTCTCGCCGCATTATTGTTTCCGCCTGGAACGTGGCTGATATCCCCCGCATGGCCCTAGCGCCCTGTCATGCCTTCTTTCAGTTCTATGTGGCAGACGGTAAATTGTCCTGCCAACTCTATCAACGTAGTGCGGATGTCTTCCTAGGAGTCCCTTTTAATATCGCGAGCTATGCACTGCTGACTCACATGATGGCACAGCAGTGCAATCTGGAGGTAGGCGACTTTATCTGGACTGGCGGTGACTGCCATCTTTACAGCAACCACTTGGAACAAGTCGATCTGCAACTGTCTAGAGACTTCTTTCCACTGCCTAAACTCAATATTTTGCGTAAGCCCGACTCGATCTTTGATTACGAGTTCGAAGACTTTGAAATTGCCGGCTATGAATCCCATCCTGCTATTAAAGCTCCTGTAGCCATTTAA
- a CDS encoding dihydrofolate reductase, whose translation MTTATHPAISMIVARSRNHVIGRDNQMPWKISADLQFFKKVTMGHPVIMGRKTWESIGRPLPGRRNIVVSRNADLQLTGAEVVNSLDAALASLSEFPRVFVIGGEQLFTQAFPKADRLYITEIDIDVEGGDTFFAVPNESEWKEVERTPASEDGVTFSFLTLERK comes from the coding sequence ATGACCACAGCCACACACCCCGCCATCTCCATGATTGTTGCCCGCTCACGTAATCACGTGATTGGTAGAGATAATCAAATGCCCTGGAAGATTTCTGCTGACCTGCAGTTTTTTAAAAAAGTGACCATGGGTCACCCCGTCATTATGGGTCGAAAAACGTGGGAATCGATTGGTCGCCCATTGCCAGGACGTCGCAATATTGTGGTGAGTCGTAACGCTGACTTGCAGCTCACTGGCGCAGAAGTGGTCAACTCACTGGATGCAGCACTCGCTAGTTTGAGTGAATTCCCCCGTGTATTTGTGATTGGTGGAGAGCAACTCTTTACACAAGCCTTCCCCAAAGCAGATCGACTTTACATCACCGAAATCGATATCGATGTAGAAGGTGGCGATACCTTCTTTGCAGTTCCCAACGAATCCGAATGGAAAGAGGTGGAGCGTACCCCGGCCTCAGAGGATGGGGTGACTTTTAGTTTTCTTACTTTAGAACGCAAGTAA
- a CDS encoding DUF2252 domain-containing protein — MSSELYKSFLTKNPSIKDQHDLGRSIRKQVGRASIGDFVVKGKRQSPINILLTQAKSRIPEYVPIRHARMAVNPFSFFRGGAAIMAKDLAGTASPPITVQLCGDMHVSNFGFFSTSEHQLVFGINDFDETLPGNFDWDLKRLTASAMIAAQQLGQDQAYGEMIVRNISTMYRNYLHQYATTPYIDLKHTYIDEKALLSVAANYGSPAGKKYLKRLLDKARNNSSQGVIGKLTEMTPAGIRLVNNPPFIEHLEFSYHGSSISELNDAGLNSYIKSLLPDRKNLLLKYKWIDWARKIVGVGSVGTSCWVMYFEGLDVHDPLFLQTKEAQQSVLAPFFPDTKFSSQGERVVDGQCLIQGAPDLFLGFGSTVETDFYVRQLRDMKGGISIGDDDINTQVFPDFAKIFGWALANAHARSGDAAVLAGYCGQGDALDDALVNFSIAYSKQNEADYDTFLRAIKSGKLSCATENF, encoded by the coding sequence ATGAGTAGCGAACTATACAAATCATTCCTGACTAAGAATCCAAGCATTAAGGATCAACATGATCTTGGGAGATCTATACGCAAACAAGTCGGCCGTGCTTCGATTGGTGATTTCGTTGTCAAGGGCAAGCGTCAATCCCCTATTAATATATTACTGACCCAAGCAAAATCACGTATTCCCGAATACGTCCCAATTCGTCATGCTCGTATGGCTGTGAATCCATTCTCCTTTTTTAGAGGTGGTGCTGCAATTATGGCCAAGGACTTGGCTGGCACTGCAAGTCCTCCTATCACCGTCCAGTTATGTGGTGATATGCACGTAAGTAACTTTGGCTTCTTTTCGACATCTGAACATCAGCTAGTCTTTGGAATTAATGACTTTGATGAAACCCTTCCGGGTAATTTTGACTGGGATTTAAAGCGACTGACAGCCAGCGCAATGATTGCCGCTCAACAACTCGGTCAAGATCAAGCTTATGGCGAAATGATTGTTCGAAATATTTCTACTATGTATCGAAATTATCTTCATCAATATGCTACGACCCCTTATATTGATTTGAAGCATACCTACATTGATGAGAAAGCTTTATTAAGCGTCGCAGCCAACTACGGGAGCCCGGCTGGTAAAAAGTACCTAAAAAGATTACTTGATAAGGCGAGAAATAATAGTAGTCAAGGCGTCATCGGCAAATTAACAGAGATGACGCCTGCCGGCATCCGACTGGTTAACAACCCACCATTCATAGAGCATCTCGAGTTCTCTTACCATGGGAGTAGCATATCGGAGCTTAATGATGCGGGTTTAAATTCATACATCAAATCTTTGTTGCCAGATCGAAAAAACTTGCTGCTGAAATACAAATGGATTGACTGGGCTCGAAAGATAGTAGGCGTCGGTAGCGTAGGCACTTCTTGTTGGGTGATGTATTTTGAAGGTCTTGATGTGCATGACCCACTTTTTCTGCAGACAAAGGAGGCTCAACAGTCAGTCCTAGCCCCCTTTTTCCCAGATACGAAATTTAGCTCGCAAGGTGAGCGGGTAGTTGATGGCCAGTGCTTAATTCAGGGCGCGCCAGACCTCTTTTTGGGTTTTGGGAGCACGGTGGAAACGGATTTTTATGTCCGACAGTTGCGCGATATGAAGGGTGGAATTTCTATTGGGGATGATGATATCAACACCCAGGTATTTCCTGATTTTGCGAAAATATTTGGATGGGCATTGGCTAATGCACATGCTCGCTCAGGGGATGCAGCTGTACTTGCTGGCTATTGTGGTCAAGGCGATGCATTAGATGATGCCCTTGTTAATTTCTCAATCGCGTATAGCAAGCAAAATGAAGCAGACTACGATACCTTTTTGCGAGCCATTAAATCGGGCAAGCTTAGCTGCGCTACAGAAAATTTTTGA
- a CDS encoding TRAP transporter substrate-binding protein, which translates to MQRRSFLKKAAIGAGAAALTAPAIAQNLPTLNWRLVSSFPKSLDTLFGTPEVFASALRKATDGKFNVKVFAAGEVVPALQVLDAVQNGTVECGHTASYYYLGKNSAFIFDTAAPFGMTARQQVAWMLHGNGMKLMRELYASYNIVNFLGGQTGTQMGGWFRKEIKSPEDLKGLKFRIAGFAGQVLAKLGVIPQQLPAGEIYSALEKGTIDAAEFVGPYDDEKLGLAKVAKNYYYPAFWEGAAGLSFLVNKKQWDSLPPSYQAAWEAACFEAHVDMCAKYDALNPPALQRLVQNGAVLRKFNTSVLDACFKAAQETYAEESAKSPQFKKIFEDYRVFRNMEAQWFNVAEQAFAQYSFAKKL; encoded by the coding sequence ATGCAAAGACGTTCCTTTTTAAAGAAAGCAGCTATTGGCGCGGGCGCGGCAGCATTGACTGCTCCAGCGATTGCACAGAACCTGCCAACGCTGAACTGGCGACTCGTCTCTAGCTTTCCTAAATCCTTAGATACCCTATTTGGTACCCCAGAAGTCTTTGCTAGTGCTTTACGTAAAGCGACTGATGGCAAGTTCAACGTTAAAGTATTTGCTGCTGGCGAAGTGGTTCCTGCATTACAGGTGTTGGATGCAGTCCAGAACGGTACAGTGGAGTGTGGACACACTGCAAGTTATTACTACTTAGGCAAGAACAGCGCATTTATTTTTGACACGGCTGCGCCATTTGGCATGACTGCACGTCAGCAGGTTGCATGGATGTTGCATGGCAATGGCATGAAGCTGATGCGTGAGCTCTACGCTAGCTACAACATTGTGAATTTCTTGGGTGGACAAACGGGTACGCAGATGGGTGGCTGGTTTCGCAAAGAGATTAAGTCCCCAGAAGATCTGAAGGGGCTTAAATTCCGCATCGCTGGTTTTGCTGGGCAAGTGCTTGCTAAATTAGGCGTTATTCCTCAGCAGCTGCCTGCCGGTGAAATCTACTCCGCTCTAGAAAAAGGTACGATTGATGCTGCTGAATTCGTGGGTCCTTATGACGATGAAAAGCTGGGCTTAGCTAAAGTAGCAAAAAATTACTATTACCCTGCCTTTTGGGAGGGTGCCGCTGGCCTCTCATTTTTAGTCAATAAGAAGCAGTGGGATTCTTTGCCACCCTCTTATCAAGCGGCATGGGAAGCGGCTTGTTTTGAAGCGCATGTTGATATGTGCGCTAAATATGATGCTTTAAATCCACCGGCATTGCAGCGCCTTGTTCAGAATGGCGCAGTATTGCGCAAGTTCAATACCTCTGTGCTGGATGCCTGCTTTAAGGCAGCGCAAGAAACCTACGCCGAAGAGTCTGCCAAGAGCCCACAGTTCAAGAAAATCTTTGAAGACTATCGTGTATTCAGAAACATGGAGGCACAGTGGTTCAATGTGGCTGAGCAAGCATTCGCGCAGTACAGTTTTGCTAAGAAACTCTGA
- the pmbA gene encoding metalloprotease PmbA, whose translation MFTYSSNQFQEIIDFMLNEAKRRGASDAVAEISEGQGLSVTVRKGEVETIEQSLDKQVGVTLFLGHRRGNASTSDFSKASLKATVEAAFHIAQHTAEDLCAGPAEKALLEKHPLDLDLFHPWDLDSATAIDIARTAESAAFAVSKQIRNSDGASVSAHHAHFMMGTSHGFMGGYPFSRHYISCAPIANEGGKKSLMQRDDWYSSSRIPGELADPAAIGKYAAERALSRLKARSLTTRRCPVIFEAPLAAGLLGGLVQAVSGGALYRRSSFLLDSLGKQVLPKHISLFENPHLKSMTGSAPFDEEGVKTSARTVVEKGILQGYFLSTYSARKLGMKTTGNAGGSHHLTLQSRKTPKGGLPALLKAMGTGLLVTELMGQGVNYVTGDYSRGAFGYWVENGEIQYPVEGITIASNLRDMLMDIQMIGSDTLIRGTKETGSILIGSMTVGGK comes from the coding sequence ATGTTTACATACTCATCAAATCAGTTTCAAGAAATCATCGATTTCATGCTCAATGAAGCCAAAAGACGGGGTGCCTCCGATGCTGTGGCGGAGATTTCAGAGGGTCAAGGTCTTTCAGTCACCGTTCGCAAAGGTGAGGTTGAGACTATTGAACAAAGCCTTGATAAGCAGGTCGGTGTTACGCTCTTTTTGGGTCATCGTCGCGGTAATGCGAGTACGAGTGATTTCTCCAAAGCATCCTTAAAGGCAACGGTCGAGGCGGCATTTCATATTGCCCAACATACTGCAGAGGATCTTTGTGCGGGCCCCGCTGAAAAAGCGTTGCTTGAAAAGCATCCACTTGATCTCGATTTATTTCATCCATGGGATTTGGATTCGGCGACAGCAATCGATATTGCTCGAACAGCAGAAAGCGCTGCCTTTGCGGTGAGCAAGCAAATTCGAAATAGTGATGGTGCTTCGGTATCGGCACATCATGCACATTTCATGATGGGAACAAGCCATGGTTTTATGGGCGGCTACCCATTCTCACGACACTATATTTCCTGTGCACCCATTGCAAATGAGGGCGGTAAAAAGTCGCTCATGCAAAGAGATGATTGGTATTCGAGTTCGCGTATTCCTGGGGAGTTGGCTGATCCAGCAGCGATTGGTAAGTACGCTGCAGAGCGAGCGCTTTCACGCCTGAAGGCGCGATCGCTCACTACTCGCCGTTGCCCTGTGATTTTTGAAGCGCCATTGGCCGCCGGTCTATTGGGTGGATTGGTACAAGCTGTATCTGGTGGCGCCCTGTATCGCCGTTCGAGTTTTCTATTGGATAGCTTGGGCAAACAAGTATTGCCAAAGCACATCAGCCTTTTTGAAAACCCGCACCTGAAATCCATGACAGGTAGTGCACCTTTTGATGAGGAGGGTGTGAAGACTTCTGCTAGGACCGTGGTCGAAAAAGGTATTTTGCAAGGCTATTTCTTATCTACTTATTCCGCTAGAAAACTGGGCATGAAAACTACTGGCAATGCCGGTGGCTCACATCATCTGACATTGCAAAGTCGCAAAACGCCTAAAGGTGGGTTACCAGCGCTCTTAAAGGCAATGGGTACGGGCTTGCTTGTGACTGAACTGATGGGTCAGGGCGTGAACTACGTCACTGGAGATTACTCTCGTGGTGCCTTTGGATACTGGGTAGAGAATGGTGAGATCCAGTACCCAGTAGAGGGCATTACGATTGCGAGTAACTTGCGCGATATGCTGATGGATATTCAAATGATTGGTAGTGATACGCTGATTCGGGGTACTAAGGAAACGGGATCTATTCTGATTGGATCAATGACCGTGGGTGGTAAGTAA
- the mog gene encoding molybdopterin adenylyltransferase yields MMHTEAWKRSSPNEIKIGLISISDRASKGVYIDEGVPALKLWLETAITGPCVFHERLIADEREIITETIVELSDELGCDLILTTGGTGPSLRDVTPEATMDAGTREMPGFGEQMRQISLRFVPTAILSRQTAVLREIEGHAALVINLPGQPKSIKETLEGLKDGEGKSIVPGIFAAVPYCIDLIGGPYIETDEAIIKTFRPKSALKK; encoded by the coding sequence ATGATGCATACAGAAGCCTGGAAAAGATCCTCTCCCAACGAAATCAAAATTGGCCTGATTTCAATCTCCGATAGAGCGAGCAAGGGTGTTTACATCGATGAAGGTGTTCCCGCCCTGAAATTGTGGCTAGAGACGGCAATTACAGGCCCCTGCGTCTTTCATGAGCGCCTCATTGCTGACGAGCGTGAAATCATTACTGAAACCATCGTGGAACTATCTGATGAGCTAGGCTGCGATTTAATCCTCACTACGGGCGGTACAGGCCCCTCTCTGAGAGATGTGACCCCTGAGGCCACAATGGACGCTGGAACCCGGGAAATGCCCGGATTTGGCGAGCAAATGCGTCAAATCAGCCTACGATTTGTGCCTACTGCGATTTTGTCGCGGCAGACTGCCGTTTTACGAGAGATTGAGGGGCATGCTGCCCTGGTGATCAATTTGCCAGGCCAGCCGAAATCCATTAAGGAGACGCTTGAGGGCTTGAAGGATGGTGAAGGTAAATCGATTGTGCCCGGCATCTTTGCTGCTGTTCCCTACTGCATTGACCTGATTGGCGGCCCTTACATTGAGACCGATGAAGCTATCATCAAAACCTTTAGACCCAAGAGCGCCCTGAAGAAATAA
- the orn gene encoding oligoribonuclease codes for MSEKIVTPAAKTAPANEHLIWVDMEMSGLDPEKERILEIAVIVTDAHLNTIATAPVWVVHQDDALLDAMDAWNKGTHGRSGLIDKVKTSITDEATAEAECIAFLKQYIKPGIAPMCGNTIGQDRRFMAKYMPKLEAFFHYRNIDVSTLKELCKRWHPELVKGFTKKQAHTALADIEESIEELKYYRDKFIVPLPE; via the coding sequence ATGAGTGAAAAAATTGTTACCCCGGCAGCAAAGACGGCGCCAGCCAACGAACACTTGATTTGGGTGGATATGGAGATGTCAGGCTTAGACCCCGAAAAAGAGCGTATTTTGGAAATTGCTGTGATTGTGACGGATGCGCACCTCAATACCATCGCAACCGCCCCTGTTTGGGTGGTCCATCAAGACGATGCCTTATTGGATGCCATGGATGCCTGGAATAAAGGTACCCACGGACGCTCAGGCCTGATTGATAAGGTTAAAACCTCAATAACTGATGAAGCCACTGCTGAAGCTGAATGTATTGCTTTTCTTAAGCAATATATCAAGCCAGGAATAGCCCCAATGTGCGGCAATACGATTGGTCAAGATCGACGCTTCATGGCCAAGTACATGCCGAAACTAGAGGCCTTCTTTCATTACCGAAATATCGACGTTTCTACCCTAAAAGAGCTTTGTAAACGCTGGCATCCTGAGCTGGTTAAGGGTTTTACTAAAAAGCAGGCCCATACCGCTTTGGCAGACATTGAAGAGTCCATTGAGGAGCTCAAGTACTACCGTGATAAGTTTATCGTCCCACTGCCAGAGTGA